GAAGTAGATGTCGTAGTTTGTAGAGGCGAGCCAGATTTGATTTATGAAAGCGAGTATGGAGATCCTTCCAAATAACAGATGAATGCTTGATATAAAGAATACTGGCATAGATCTTCTTTGAAACGTTATTCAGTAACCATCACTTCACCATAGATTTACAGCGATACCAGATCTTGGAATATGGATCATATTCATCAGGTTTTGCAATCGATCAATCTATAAACCCTAGTTTATTCTTAGCCTCAAGACTCGTAACCATATCAACATACCAAACATTGTAGTTGTTACCGTTTAGGAGTTCAGAAACTAAAATGATGCCAGGATGATCTATACTATGCAAATGCTACGCTGAATGAAAATTATCCGGTGAATCAGATACCTCGAAAGCATCATGAGATGGAATGGAGAGGGATCAACGAGCAGGTGCACGATAAAATGGTTCAGGAATGCGATTCACCAATTTGGAAGCTAAGCGAGACAAAGGATATGTCGATGTCTCACTGCAAGCTTGAGGTGACACAGTGGTGCCAGATTCATGTGAATCGGGAACGAGAGTGCGATACATTGATTTACAGTTGCGTTTTCCCATTGAAACTCTAAAACAACTCCGATTTGAGAAATCGAAAGCTGAGAAAGCACATGAGAACGAGGATACTAGAAAATCGAAGGAAAAGAAGCTCAGAAACTTGAGATCGGAAGAGATTCCAGCGTAAAACCGGTGAGATTCCCGATAAAACGACGCAAAAGAGTTTGTTAGAGATTGAGATGaaaatgctctgataccatattagtaaCTAATCTCATTCTCATTAGTTAACCAAATGATTTACAAttgttgatttatatataaagacCAAGCCTAAACCGAAGCCACTAAATCAATCTAAACATACTCTATTTACTTCTGATTTATACACTTACCAGTTTCCAAAGACTCTATTCACAACAGAGACTCTTCTAAAGATAAtacttttctctgtttcttgcagATTCTCTTCTGCCATTAAAGCTGCAaggtaagctctctctctccaaGTTCTTTCTTCAACGCCAAGCACAAGCACGATCTTCTTAAGTTTTCGACTCTCTCTGTTCGttggaagttaaaaaaaaatgaacaatctTAATCTTTCTCTCTTGTTCCGTTTTTGTTTGCTTCGTTTTAAACGGTTACAACGTATTtaatacttatttatttttctttttaagggACATGCAAAACAAAGGAGACTTTAAAGAAGCATGCATTGACTTTTAAATGCCGCAATCCACAGATTCAGAATGAAACTGAAACGATTCAAGAGGAAGATCGAAAGGGAAGGAGGAAGAGGTTCTTCAGAAACAAATTGATCGGATCGGTGTGAATCAATTAATTCCATAACAAGAATCGTTCCAAAGAAGCAAGAGAGATACACGGAATGTAAGACCTTAACAATCTATGATGAGTTTGAGAAAGGATCAACTTTAAAGACAACATTGGACCACTCAATCTTCCCCCAAATCTTGCCTCCCTCGCGTCTCTCAAAGGAAATCTCGGCAGAGCAAAGGTCCAAACTCTCTGCCATCCAGAAGATAACAATGTTTCCATCAGAAGTTTTGCAGAGTTTGTTGATACGAAAGGAATGTCTTGAACTAGAGTGAGAGTGTTGCAGATCTTCCAAACCTTTCACTTCCTTCCAATCCAATTCGTCCCGCACACACCATAAGATTTTTCCACGAGTACCGCGACAGTACAATTGTTTCTCAATGTACAATTCGTGGTTTTTGTTTCCTATCTCATCATTTGACGACAAGAAGGAGAAGCTTCGATCCTCCTCATATAGCGGGGAAGTATTCTTCCCTTCTAAAACTATAACCGCTCTTTGTGGGATATTATTTTCGTGTGGTGTCTTAATAGGTGAACAAAAAAGAGGGGTCGAATTTTGAGTCTTTGGATCAAATACCTCTGCCCCAGCTGTTTCATGGTAATGAGGGTAATGCTTTAACCCTCCAAACACGTATATCTTCCTGTCCTTAACCAAGTGGGCCAATGCTAAAGCTCGAGGCGTGTTCATGGACGTGATGCGGTGCCATGTGTGAGAGTAACAATCGAGAAACGAGACGTCCGAAGTGGGAATGCCGTTTGCGAGTCCACCGATAACATAGAAGCCCACATTCACCCCCAAGATATGATATAGTAAAATGAAAGAAGGGTTGAATGATGATGTGGAGGAATGGTGAAAGGGGATTGGAAGCTGTGGGAGAAAATACGTGGTAGAAGCTCATTGGCTGGGATTGTTTGTTAGATGGAAAGATGAGAGCTGAAGCGTATAAGGAGAAAGAAATATCAGTTGCAGAGGACaaccagaaaatattgattgtgtaagcttcttcttcttcaattctctCTGAAATCTCTTAGGGTTTGCTGTTTCATTGTTGTTAGAGCTGATTCTTCTTCTAAGCTCTATCACATGAAATTTTGGATTCTCGTTTCATGAACGACGATTCAATTTGGTGTTTGTAATTTGAATTTCAGTTGAGTTACAGTTTCTCTGTAACACGATAGAAGATGAATCCGGAGGGTGAGAAGGGTTAGACGGGATGGGGTTTAGCCGACCATTAGGGGTAAGGATGAACCAGCGTGGAGTTGGGTTAGGAAAGACTCTGATGCATACGTAAGGAGATAAGTCAGTGCAACCCATCTCCCATCTCAAGGAGAAGAGCTCAGAGGATTTAAAGAGAGAGCGGTGGCTCTTGGAGGCGAAAAATAAGGACGCGTTGTCAAATCTGGAAGATACACGAGCCAAGAATCTCAGAGCTATCTCTTCTGGTAACAAGGATAACCCAGACAATGACGGAGACGTCTgttccgtcttcttcttcacccgTTTATCCGGTGATAGCACTTCTAGAGCACAAGAATTGAACATCGTACGTCAGTTGACTGATCAGTTCCAATATTCACAACAACGCAAAACCTCCTTCTCGATTTTTGTGAGATCTTCTTTTTTATCCGGACAGAAACTGTTTTATAGAGATTTGTGGTTCTGAACTAAAACCGCAATTTCCTCAtcctttttttactttgttgatATAGTTGCCAATTACTTCCCTATTATTTCTAGTGATTATCACAACATAGATACCGTATCTTTATGTACTCAAGAGGTTCTTAAATTTTGACcgactcctttttttttcctctcccGAATTTAATTCGAattggtaaaaacaaaatttttatttcagagggattaaattaaaaaaatcttcctCAGGAAGTTAGGGCTACAAATAATTCACACCGCCTTGCCTAAAACTAAGAGTGATATTAAACAATCCAAGTTAGATTATACATCTTCCTTAGTCACTTCgccaaatttaataaaaaaaatatattcaaatattatagATAGGGAGAGGAGGATCGAGCTCAGGAGCATAACTCTTGCCGTGGCCGCCAAGTCaagtcaaaacaaacaaacaaaagtacgTCTCAGAATAAAACGACCCACGTTTCTGTTACTCCTTTCCTCTCTACTCGTTGCCCTCagctttttctaaatttttccaATCAAAACGGTTATAAAAAACAGAATCATCGTCACTTCTTCTCTCCCACTTGGTTGTCTCTCCACATCTCTCAATACCTTTTTTTCTTCACCTTTCTCCAGCTTTCtgggctctctctctcttgatagCTTCAAAGGAAACCTTAGTAGTGAAATAGTTTCTCTCAATTTATTCATTTACCCTTATATACAAAAGATATAACTTGTCTAACAAGTTCTTTACATATTCAATAATGGCAAGTCTAGTTATTTAGCAATAGGAGAATATTATACAAATGTTAACTTTCCATTTAACTTAGTTCTCATAATCACCTAGATCTCCTAGTATCTCTCTGCAACCAAGAATTAACTAAATTGTTCTTGGAGAGTTTGAACTCGCATCAACAAGCCGTAACCATGAGACCTTTCACCGTCTTCGAGAGATTATCCAAAGCTTTCCATGATTATCCTTCTCTCTCCAGGATTCTAGTCGTCTCCACCATCAGGTTACTATACAATTTCTTCGCATATTTACTCTGCTCTGTGTCTTCAGTGGCACGGCACCTAtcaatttactctgttttggcATGAAATTGAtctctttactctgttttggcATGTATTGATCATATCCTCGATTCAATTAAGATCTTTAGTTTTATAGATTGTCCTCTAGTTTGTAATCAAGACaatttttatgtaattaatatttcttgtttcttaGTGGTGGGGGACTTATGGCCTACTCTGAGGTAAATGGATCCTATAGCAACAATGGTGTTGAAACTAGAACCAGAAAGAAAAAGGTTGTGTTGCTCGGAACTGGATGGGCTGCAGCAAGTTTCTTGAAGAGTTTGAATAACTCCTCTTATGAGGTTCAGGTTATATCGCCTAGAAACTACTTTGCTTTCACTCCCTTGCTACCTAGTGTTACTTGTGGAACTGTTGAAGCTCGCAGCGTTGTTGAACCTATTCGTAACATTGGAAGGAAGGTAATTAATATGTACACTTTTAATCCCTTCTTATATTGGCTGCCATACAAAAATTataccttctctttttttttgcatcttctATAAAAGTGTTCTGTTTATATTTGTGTAAAACAGCGTCTTGATTGTGATATTTGTATTGTTGAAAACCCTACTAAAGCCAGCTTTGTCTTGTGTCTTGACAAGCAGAATGTTGAGATGTCTTTCTTGGAGGCAGAATGTTTCAAAATTGATCCAGAAAGCAAGAAAGTGTTTTGCCGATCTAAACAAGGCCTGGATTCGAATGGGAAGAAAGCATTTGATGTTGACTACGACTACCTTGTAATTGCTACTGGAGCTCAGTCCAACACATTTAACATTCCTGGGGTGGAGGAGAACTGTCATTTCCTCAAAGTTAGTTCCCTAAGCTCTTTAAGAGTTTTCCTTGACCCACCAAATGACTTTTTATATGGATGTGAAAGTTTTCCAagggtttttatgtttttttttttttgacatgtatCTAACATATGGTTATTTTCGCTTGTAGGAGGTTGAAGATGCACAGAGAATCCGTCGAACTGTCATTGATTCATTTGAGAAGGCAAGCTTACCGGGACTAAacgaagaagagaggaagagaatgCTACATTTTGTGGTTGTTGGTGGTGGACCAACAGGTGTTGAGTTTGCTGCTGAGCTGCATGATTTTGTTAACGACGATCTAGTCAAACTCTATCCTAAATCCAAGAATTTAGTGCAAATCACTCTTCTTGAGGCTGCAGACCACATCTTGACCATGTGAGTATTTTGCTTACCTCTTGAACTTTTGATCTCTAGTCCAAGTATAACTCATGATTCGGAGTAAGTTTTTCTTTCACAGGTTTGACAAGAGAATTACAAAGTTTGCTGAAGAAAAATTTAGTAGAGATGGTATTGATCTGAAATTAGGTTCCATGGTAGTCAATGTGAATGACAAGGACATTTCTGCTAAAACCAAAGGAGGAGAGGTCTCTACTATTCCTTATGGAATGATCGTTTGGTCAACTGGTATTGGGACTCGTCCTGTGATCAAAGAGTTTATGAAACAAATTGGCCAGGTGGGTAATCAAATGTCTCATGGTATATGAGCTttcaaatattagaatattCATCATTTCATAGTTACTGAGTTTTACTAACATGATCTAATTCTTGTAATTTCCAGGGTAATAGACGTGCTTTAGCAACCGATGAATGGCTTCGAGTTGAAGGATGTGATAATATATATGCACTTGGTGACTGCGCAACAATCAACCAGAGAAAAGTCATGGTAACCAAATTCAGAACCAATATAAATTGAGCTAGCAGTTATGCATGGTGTATAGGGGTTCTCTGTTTCTTATGCTTTGGgattgtgattgttttttttcaggAAGACATAGCTGATATATTCAAGAAAGCAGATAAGGACAATTCAGGAACAATGACTGTGAAAAATTTTCAACAAGTAATGGGTGACATATGTGATAGATACCCTCAAGTAGATCTCTACTTGAAGAGCAAAGGCATGCGTGGGATCACCGATCTTCTAAAACAAGCACAAGCTGAGAATGGTTCAAATAAGTCCACTGAACTCAATATAGAAGAACTTAAATCGGCTCTTTGTCATGTTGACTCACAAGTGAAGTTTCTTCCCNttcatatttaaataatttattcaaaaatattgttttcaactttgtttaattgggaatatattttaatggaaaggtaaattttttttattcttttaaaccaaaattttctactactttctcctttttcggTTGAGAATAGTTTAGcttaatatgttgacaaaaaaaaaagattaatatatgagtcttatttttctaatactgtattttaaattttattgtagtatttttagattgttataatttatattttNGTGAATGCTCACTACTGAacttatagacttatagtaaaaagaaactcaaattgTTAATGCAGGTATCGACATTTAGGACAATTTGCTCCATTAGGAGGCGAACAGACTGCAGCTCAATTTCCAGGAGACTGGGTTTCGATAGGACACAGCAGTCAATGGCTGTGGTACTCCGTTTACGCTAGGTAACGTTTGCTTTGAATAGTGTAATACAAAAAAGTATGAATAtcattttgtatgttttgtaaCTGTTTggtaacaatttttgttttttgttcataaacAACAGTAAGCAAGTGAGCTGGCGTACGAGAGTCCTAGTGGTCTCAGACTGGATGAGGCGTTTCATCTTTGGGAGGGATTCAAGTCGCATTTGAAAACCTCATGTCCGTCGTTTGAGACCTCAATAGTCTTtacttctttatattttttttcaaaaagcaaGATATGTTAAACTTCATTTGGTTACTTATACTTTCTGAAAATTTGCACTACACTACGTACGATCCTTAGCGaaataaaaaatggaagaaCTAATAGGAAAATAGGAAAATAGAtgattatcttattatataaagttaggttttgaaagttagtcattaacaagattttgacatgtgtcaagttattaatttgagattttgacatgtgtaaatatttaatagaaagaatttgattacaacaaaaaaaaatattatgttttaaaaaatattaataaagtaaaaaagataattataaaaaaaattcagaatttagaaaaaaaacaaagttttttaaaataattatgaggagattatatatatttcataaaattcgaaattataatattatttacttattttaaattttaagtgattaattataaaaaaagaaaaaaaattagggaaaatatacttttaattattaattctaaattttgtactcacttttatataatcaaagatcgcttcatatttaaataatttattcaaaaatattgttttcaactttgtttaattgggaatatattttaatggaaaggtaaattttttttattcttttaaaccaaaattttctactactttctcctttttcggTTGAGAATAGTTTAGcttaatatgttgacaaaaaaaaaagattaatatatgagtcttatttttctaat
The sequence above is a segment of the Camelina sativa cultivar DH55 chromosome 10, Cs, whole genome shotgun sequence genome. Coding sequences within it:
- the LOC104720212 gene encoding F-box/kelch-repeat protein At4g39753-like, translating into MNTPRALALAHLVKDRKIYVFGGLKHYPHYHETAGAEVFDPKTQNSTPLFCSPIKTPHENNIPQRAVIVLEGKNTSPLYEEDRSFSFLSSNDEIGNKNHELYIEKQLYCRGTRGKILWCVRDELDWKEVKGLEDLQHSHSSSRHSFRINKLCKTSDGNIVIFWMAESLDLCSAEISFERREGGKIWGKIEWSNVVFKVDPFSNSS
- the LOC104720213 gene encoding external alternative NAD(P)H-ubiquinone oxidoreductase B3, mitochondrial, with protein sequence MRPFTVFERLSKAFHDYPSLSRILVVSTISGGGLMAYSEVNGSYSNNGVETRTRKKKVVLLGTGWAAASFLKSLNNSSYEVQVISPRNYFAFTPLLPSVTCGTVEARSVVEPIRNIGRKNVEMSFLEAECFKIDPESKKVFCRSKQGLDSNGKKAFDVDYDYLVIATGAQSNTFNIPGVEENCHFLKEVEDAQRIRRTVIDSFEKASLPGLNEEERKRMLHFVVVGGGPTGVEFAAELHDFVNDDLVKLYPKSKNLVQITLLEAADHILTMFDKRITKFAEEKFSRDGIDLKLGSMVVNVNDKDISAKTKGGEVSTIPYGMIVWSTGIGTRPVIKEFMKQIGQGNRRALATDEWLRVEGCDNIYALGDCATINQRKVMEDIADIFKKADKDNSGTMTVKNFQQVMGDICDRYPQVDLYLKSKGMRGITDLLKQAQAENGSNKSTELNIEELKSALCHVDSQVKYRHLGQFAPLGGEQTAAQFPGDWVSIGHSSQWLWYSVYASKQVSWRTRVLVVSDWMRRFIFGRDSSRI